The following DNA comes from bacterium.
GCGCCGCCATCCCGCGCGATCTGCTCGAGGCCGAACTGTTCGGCTATGAGCGCGGGGCGTTCACCGGCGCGCACCGCACCAAGCCGGGGCGGTTCGAGGCGGCCAACAAGGGCACGATCTTCCTCGACGAAATCGGCGAAATGCCGCTGGAGTTGCAGTCGAAACTCCTGCAGGTGTTGGAGCAGCAGGAGTTCGTGCGCGTCGGCGGACTGAACACGATCAAGGTCGATGTCCGCATCGTCTGCGCCACCAACCGCGACCTGGAAGCCGCGATCGCCAACGGGATCATGCGCGAGGACTTGTACTACCGGCTCAACGAGATGACGATCACCCTCCCGTCGCTCCGCGACCGGATTGAAGACATTCCGCTTCTGATCCAGCATTTCATCGAAAAGTACACCGCCGCATACAACCGGACCTTCAACGGCCTCTCCCCCGCCGCGATGCAGAAGGTGATGCTCTATCCGTGGCCGGGCAATGTGCGCCAGCTGGAGAATCTGATCAAGCAGGTGGTGGTGCGCAACGACGAGGGAGCGATTGACGAACTGGTCAATCGGCCGTTCGCGCAACGTCCCGGACAGTCCCCGATCTATGCCTCTCCCGCGCCGCGGGTGACGGCGCCGGCCGCCGAGGAGGCGGGATACTCGCTCAAGCGGCGGGTCGACGCGGTGATTGCGCGCGAGGAGCGCGACTTGATCGCCGAGGTCCTGCGCAAAACCAACTGGAACCGGCGCAAGGCCGCCGATGTCCTCGAGATTTCCTATCGTTCGCTGTTGTACAAGATCAAGGAGTACGGCCTGTCAAAGACGGAGCTGTAGGCCGCGACATTGCAGGGGTGCCAAGCGGGCGCGCCGATCGGCGCGCCCGTTGTCATTGGCGCCGGCCCGGGCACAAGAGGCGTTGCAGAAGCGCGCGGATGCGCTCGCGTTGCGCCCCGGTGGCCACGGTCGAGTTGGCGGCGCGCACGTGCCGGTCGATCAACTGGACCGCGTCGCGGATGTCGATGATGCCGTCGAAATTGAGATCGACGGACAACTGCGCGGCCAGTCCGGGCACATGGGGCAAGGCGCCGATATCGTTGCGCGAGCCGTCGGGATCGTTGTAGCGCGGATCGGGGTGCCCGGCGTCGATGCAGGGGGAGCTGTCGGCCAGGCGGAAGTCGCCGTTTTCGGGGTCGACGAACTGCGGGTCGGCATAGACGCTGCCGGGACCAGGCGTGACATCGCGGTAGTCCTTCGCATTGCCAAAGGCGCAATTGTAGTCGGTGATGGCCGTGACATTGGCGGAGGCGTGCTGGTAAATCCCAACGTACGGCGCGCGGACGACGATGTTGTTGTACACGGCGACAATGCCCCAGCGCACGTAGATGCCAAAGCCGCGTCCGACTTCGATCGTGTTGTTGGTGATTTCGCCGTCGCTGTAAGTCAGGTAGAAATCGCCCGCGCTGTGCCCACGGTGGCTGACATTGCGCGTGATGATTGCCCGGACGCAGTTGTCCAGCCAGACCGCCGCGTGACTCTGCGATTCGACGCCGTTGTTGCGGAAGAGGTTTTTCTCCAGCAGCGGATCGGTGCAACCATTCAGCTTGACGGCCCCGATGTTGCCGTCGAAGATGTTGCCGATCAGACGCGGGTGCGCGATTGTCCCGGTCACCGCAAACGTCTCCGAACCGGTAATCGTGAAGCCCGCCAGGACGCTGGTCTGATTTTCGCGCGGGAAGGCCACGGTCGCGGCCGACGCATCCAGCGGACGGAGAATCGTCTGTTCCGGTCCCGCCAGCGACAACACTGCGAGCCCGCGCCCACGGAAGTTCAGATTCTCGGCATAGTCGCCCGTCTCCACCCAGATCGTGTCGCCTGTGGCCATTGCATCGATGCCATCCTGGATGGTCGGCTGGTCGACCGGCACAGTGATCGAACCGCTGGTGGTGATGAACGGTATCGGCGGCGTCCAGGCCGTGGCTTCGACATCATCGGAGAGGCGCGCGCTCCACCAATACACCCGATCCAGCGACAATTCGGCCAGCGTGTCTGATGCGACAATGGCCGCGCTGAGCAGGCGATGGGTGGAGCCCGCCACAATGATCGACAGGTCGGGTGTCTCCGCCACCACAAACTCGCAAGTCAGCGAGTCACCGTCGGGATCGGCATCGACGGCAACACGCAGTTGCAGCATGCGTGGATTGACCAGGGTGTTGGCAACCGGAAACACGATTCGCGGTGGAGGGGGCAGGCCATTGGCGCGGAATCCCTGGTAGGCCCATGCCCCCCAGTCTTCGACGCCACGGGCGCGGACGCGGACGACATAATCCTGGGCGTCGGCCAGGGGAGGTCCGGAGTAGATCAAGGATGATTCGCCGGTGGCCATTACGCCCGGCGCCCAGGTTTCAGCCACCGTCCAGTCGTTATCGGTTCCCACTTCCACTTCGATAGCCTGTTGGCCGCCGGCATCGAATCCGATCAGGTCCCATACGAACCGGGGCGATTCCTCGGTCAGCCGCCAGGGATTGAGGACATCCACCCGCAAATTCGCAACCGCCGCATGCGGAATTCGCGTGCGCGCAAACGCGCCGACATCGTTGCGGGTGCCATCGGCGTCCTTGAACTGCGCATCGGGGTCGCCGTTGTCGACGCAGAGCGAACGCTCCTGCAAACGGTAGTCGCCAGCGGCCGGATCCACATAGTGCGGATCGACGCTGAAATCGTGCGCCCCGCGTGGGGTCTTCCGGGAGAACCGATTGTCGTAATTGATGCCATTCTGCCAGAAGCAATTGTAGTCGGCCGGGTTGAAGCGTCCGGCGACGGCGGGCTGTGAATGATGCGAGAAGATGTTATTCCGCAGTTCGGAGGCCTCATTGTCAGAAACGACCCCGGATTTGTTGCGGTCGAAGGTGTTGTTCACGATCTCCGCCCTGCCGGCAGCGCCGACCACAATGCCGACCGATCCGAGGTTGCCCGCGAAGACATTCCGCGTGATCAGCGCGCCCTGGGCGTTGATCGTCATGACCTCGCCGGTCCCCTGCCGATCCCGAAAGATGCAGTGGCGGATCACCGGATGGGCGAAGTTGGCGATTTGCACATGGGCGACGGCTCCGCTGCGCACGGTGAATCCGTCGAGGATCGCCGCCTCGGTCTCGCCGGCGGCGAAGTTGACCGCCGGGCGCGTGGCGCTGGCCGGCAGGATTTCGGTGACCGGCGCGCCCGAATCAGAGATCAGGCAAAGGTCCTTGCCGAGGAAGTCGACCAGTCCCGAATAGGAACCAGGCGCGACCCGGATGGTATCCCCCGGCAGAGCGGCGTTGATGGCCGCCTGAATGGTCGGGAAGTCCGCCGGAACACGATGCACAAGGGCGCTGCCGCGCGGCGGCTCGTAGGGCTTCAGGCGATACACCGCAATCGCATTCGTCGCGCGGAACACCATGTCGCGATGCAGGGTGTCGATCAGGTAACCGGTCTTGAACCGTCCGGCGGCCGGCATAACCAGGCGCCCCGCGTAAGCGGCATCGGGAATGCTGACGACATAACCGAAGCCGGCATTGGGCGCCAGCAGCATCTTCTCGGCGCGCGTGTCATCGGTCGTGACGAGCCCGCCGCGCAGGGAAGCAGCCGGGAGGGAAAACTGCGTCTCGCGGAGCGACCAGCTGCTCTCCCGTGTCATCACCACGAGTCGATGCAAGTAGCTGGGTGAGGTGTACCAGTCGGAATTGATGACACTGGCATAACAGAGTCGCTGCCGTGGGTCGGCGGCGGACTTCCAGTGGCCGAGGCCGACAAACCGCGAGGCGGGGTCCGGCCGGGCCCCGCAATTGTACCAATCGTAGCAATAGTAGGAGAAGCCCTCCGCGATCATCCGGGGCACGGTGTCTTCGCGCATGAGACTGTTGAGCCAAAGCGAGACCTGTTCGGTCGAATTGGGGTTCCCGCAATTGCCTCCCGTCTCCCGCCATTCCTGCTTCACATAAGTGAAGATGAGCAAGTCGGTCTGCGATCCGCCGTAGAACAGCGGGAGCGCATGCCCGATCTCAAACGGCGCCGTGCGCGCGAAGCCGACTTTAGCGAAACGCTTGACGATGCCGGTCGTCGAGAGTGGAGCCGATGTGGTGGTGACATCGGAACTATACGACGTGCAACCAAAGTAATTCGTGTAGTAGCCAATTGATTCCACGGGGAGAGCCAGCAGGGCGAGCCACCCGGCCGGGTTGTCCGGCAGCCATTGCAGGCCCGCGGCCGAATCCGGAACGGTGGCCAGCACGTCCCAACCAAGACCCCCATCGGCCAGACCCAGCAACTGCTGTGAATTGGTCCAGAGCACCGGCTCGATGCGGCCGTTGACGGCGCGCAGCGTGTACGATTTGATCCCCGTGCCGGCCGGCGGCAGGGACCAGAAACTGTCCGACGCGGGCGACCAGATGCGCAGGACAGATCCACTTTCGGCGCTTTCGCGGAAGAGGACCTCGTCGCGTCCATCGCCATCGAGATCCTCCACGTGCAACTGGTCGATCGTGTAGGGTGACTCCCAACGAGTCAGTTCGTCGGTCACGAATTGAATTGCACCGGCGCTGTCCGGGGGCAGAGTCGTTTGCAGAACCGTGATCAGGACCAATTGGCTGTCGGCCAGGAGGCCATCGCTGGCGACGACCGTTATTTCAAACGGGCCGATCTGCCCGATCGCGGGCGCGAAGATGAGGGCGCCCGCGCCGTTGCCGCTGTCGGCGAAAGTCGCATTGAGCGGGAGGCCAAATGCCGTCAGGGTCAGCGCCTCTTTGTCGGGATCGGTGGCGCTGACACGGAGACTGATGCTGCTGTTCTCATTGA
Coding sequences within:
- a CDS encoding sigma-54 dependent transcriptional regulator, producing MLDPIKVLVIDDDPKVPWILSERLSQDFKVVSAADGFEGIQLAAQEKPDVILLDVKMPGMDGLQVLERLRPAKLESEVIMLSGHGESETVATAFRLGAAEFINKPFDPTEVELHMKKVLESRALRRENAKLQRALHERFRTLVGDSPAMQQVKNILEEIADSELTVLIRGESGTGKEVVARLLHDESARARAPFTKVNCAAIPRDLLEAELFGYERGAFTGAHRTKPGRFEAANKGTIFLDEIGEMPLELQSKLLQVLEQQEFVRVGGLNTIKVDVRIVCATNRDLEAAIANGIMREDLYYRLNEMTITLPSLRDRIEDIPLLIQHFIEKYTAAYNRTFNGLSPAAMQKVMLYPWPGNVRQLENLIKQVVVRNDEGAIDELVNRPFAQRPGQSPIYASPAPRVTAPAAEEAGYSLKRRVDAVIAREERDLIAEVLRKTNWNRRKAADVLEISYRSLLYKIKEYGLSKTEL
- a CDS encoding Ig-like domain-containing protein, translated to MHGVCHPAPFCRRVLPSLILLFACGGATWATDSGKRLDVMIPPLPPINARPIWVESVDSVAMRGGDTAYVEFVAVDPEDRPLSITILDAPDFAAFDASPAGRVILTFTPGPAVDGQFAIRLVAADDSSAADTATLHLTVTRINRPPEWGDPGIDTLILREGETDVVQLSVDDPDGDSLTVTRFSLLEVHIAPAGPGVYDLVIITHFGNAGLHSVMLVAADPALADTLWLPVRVTPAPPNHPPVWSDPGFSTIDLLETGYFIVALGVSDEDGDGIAIANESTIPTLLTDLGGGQFELVIAPAIGDTGRQQVRLVADDGRATDTLAMTVNVNFNPHRNHHPRFVNPPDTVYLAANRDTVIAIIAVDPDNDSLVAKAGNYPEFMTFTTAVDGEGRIRATLSIVPKENHAAVYPVMLTVTDGSLSDTAIVSIRVSYVNFPPQIAAVTPQTVSEGDTLEVSISATDLNGTPLSLTAANLPARATFADHHNNTGLLRFLPDYTQAGQYTVTIRASDGVLTDNEYLTITVLNVPRAPVLANIAPQTVNENSSISLRVSATDPDKEALTLTAFGLPLNATFADSGNGAGALIFAPAIGQIGPFEITVVASDGLLADSQLVLITVLQTTLPPDSAGAIQFVTDELTRWESPYTIDQLHVEDLDGDGRDEVLFRESAESGSVLRIWSPASDSFWSLPPAGTGIKSYTLRAVNGRIEPVLWTNSQQLLGLADGGLGWDVLATVPDSAAGLQWLPDNPAGWLALLALPVESIGYYTNYFGCTSYSSDVTTTSAPLSTTGIVKRFAKVGFARTAPFEIGHALPLFYGGSQTDLLIFTYVKQEWRETGGNCGNPNSTEQVSLWLNSLMREDTVPRMIAEGFSYYCYDWYNCGARPDPASRFVGLGHWKSAADPRQRLCYASVINSDWYTSPSYLHRLVVMTRESSWSLRETQFSLPAASLRGGLVTTDDTRAEKMLLAPNAGFGYVVSIPDAAYAGRLVMPAAGRFKTGYLIDTLHRDMVFRATNAIAVYRLKPYEPPRGSALVHRVPADFPTIQAAINAALPGDTIRVAPGSYSGLVDFLGKDLCLISDSGAPVTEILPASATRPAVNFAAGETEAAILDGFTVRSGAVAHVQIANFAHPVIRHCIFRDRQGTGEVMTINAQGALITRNVFAGNLGSVGIVVGAAGRAEIVNNTFDRNKSGVVSDNEASELRNNIFSHHSQPAVAGRFNPADYNCFWQNGINYDNRFSRKTPRGAHDFSVDPHYVDPAAGDYRLQERSLCVDNGDPDAQFKDADGTRNDVGAFARTRIPHAAVANLRVDVLNPWRLTEESPRFVWDLIGFDAGGQQAIEVEVGTDNDWTVAETWAPGVMATGESSLIYSGPPLADAQDYVVRVRARGVEDWGAWAYQGFRANGLPPPPRIVFPVANTLVNPRMLQLRVAVDADPDGDSLTCEFVVAETPDLSIIVAGSTHRLLSAAIVASDTLAELSLDRVYWWSARLSDDVEATAWTPPIPFITTSGSITVPVDQPTIQDGIDAMATGDTIWVETGDYAENLNFRGRGLAVLSLAGPEQTILRPLDASAATVAFPRENQTSVLAGFTITGSETFAVTGTIAHPRLIGNIFDGNIGAVKLNGCTDPLLEKNLFRNNGVESQSHAAVWLDNCVRAIITRNVSHRGHSAGDFYLTYSDGEITNNTIEVGRGFGIYVRWGIVAVYNNIVVRAPYVGIYQHASANVTAITDYNCAFGNAKDYRDVTPGPGSVYADPQFVDPENGDFRLADSSPCIDAGHPDPRYNDPDGSRNDIGALPHVPGLAAQLSVDLNFDGIIDIRDAVQLIDRHVRAANSTVATGAQRERIRALLQRLLCPGRRQ